The nucleotide sequence CGCCGCAGGCCAAGGTGAGCGCAACGCGCGGGTACGGTGCCGAGGTGATCCCGTACGATCCGCGCGAGACGGTGCGCGAGGAGCTGGCGGAGCGAGTGCGGGCAGAGCGGGGGATTGCGTTGATTCCCCCGTACGATCACCCTGATGTCATCGCCGGACAGGGGACCACCGCGCTCGAGCTCCTGGAAGAGGTAGACGGCCTGGAGCTGATCGTGGCACCCTGCGGCGGTGGCGGATTGCTGTCGGGAACCGCCCTCGCGGCGCTGCGCTTTCAGGGTTGTCGAGTGGTCGGTGCCGAGCCGGTGCTGGCCGACGATGCGGTGCGGACCTTTCGCACCGGCAGGCTGCACCGGGTGCGTAATCCCCCGACCATCGCTGACGGATTGCGCACGCCCTCGCTCGGGGCGTTCACCTGGCCGGTCATCCGCGAGCACGTCGCCGACATGGTGACCGTGTCTGACGAGGAGATCGTGGAGGCGATGCGCTTCTACTGGACACGGATGAAGCTCATCGTGGAGCCCTCGGGAGCCGTGTCCCTGGCTGCTCTCCTGAACAGGGAGGAATTGCGTGGTGCTGGAAGGGTGGGTTTGATCGTCAGCGGCGGCAACGTGGACCTGGAGGTGGCCTGCGCCCTCCTGACTTCGCGTTAGCGGCCGATACTATAGCCGTTATGCAGGACCGCACGTCGATGGTTGCCTCCGCCCGTATGCTGGAATCGATGACGACAGCTAAGATCAAAGTCCCGGGGTCCACTCATCCCGACCGGATCCTGGTCGTGGATGACGAGCCGAACATCTGCCGGCTGCTGCAACGTTATCTTGGCCGGCTTGGATACGACGTGGTGACGG is from Longimicrobiaceae bacterium and encodes:
- a CDS encoding pyridoxal-phosphate dependent enzyme; its protein translation is PQAKVSATRGYGAEVIPYDPRETVREELAERVRAERGIALIPPYDHPDVIAGQGTTALELLEEVDGLELIVAPCGGGGLLSGTALAALRFQGCRVVGAEPVLADDAVRTFRTGRLHRVRNPPTIADGLRTPSLGAFTWPVIREHVADMVTVSDEEIVEAMRFYWTRMKLIVEPSGAVSLAALLNREELRGAGRVGLIVSGGNVDLEVACALLTSR